The Nocardia sp. NBC_00508 nucleotide sequence GGCAAGGCCATCGGCCAGCCGCGCCATTCGCGCCGCGACGGCGTCGGCGGTCGGCCGCGGCATCGCGTCCACCACCCGCCCGTCCGCGAAGAAGACCACGGCATCGGCGACAGATGCGGCCACCGGATCGTGGGTGACCATCACGATGGTGCGCCCCGCGCTGTCGACGGCATCTCGGAGCAAGCCGAGCACCTCGGCGGCGGACCGGCTGTCGAGCGCACCGGTCGGCTCGTCGGCGAAGATCACCGCCGGCCCGCTCAGCAGCGCGCGGGCGATCGCCACCCGCTGTTGCTGACCGCCGGACAACGCCGCAGGCCGCGCGTGCACATGCTGCGCGAGACCGAGCCGGGCCAGGACATCCAGCACAGCACCGGCCGGTATCCGCCGGGAGGCGAATTCCATGGGGAGCGTGACATTTTGCTGCACGGTCAGGGTCGGCACCAGATTGTAGGACTGGAAGATGAAGCCGAGCCGATCGCGACGCAGCCGCGTCAGTGCGTCCTCGTCGAGCATCGTCAGCTCGACCCCATCGATCACCACCGATCCCGAACTCGGCCGATCCAGTCCGGCCGCGCACTGCAGCAACGTGCTCTTACCCGAGCCGGACGGCCCCATGACAGCGGTGAAGGAGCGGCGGGGGAATGCCAGGCTCACGCCGTCGAGGACCCTCGTCGTGGTTGGGCCCGCTCCGTAAACCTTGACCACCTCACGCAACACCACGCTGTAGCGCGAGAGCGTCGACTCCGACACTCTCTCTGAATACACTGTACGAGTCATAAATGCATGGTACTGAACGCTCCTAACCTGTCGACATATAGATGCGAGTAACCGCCAGTGAACTGGCATTTCATCCGTACTC carries:
- a CDS encoding ABC transporter ATP-binding protein — its product is MTRTVYSERVSESTLSRYSVVLREVVKVYGAGPTTTRVLDGVSLAFPRRSFTAVMGPSGSGKSTLLQCAAGLDRPSSGSVVIDGVELTMLDEDALTRLRRDRLGFIFQSYNLVPTLTVQQNVTLPMEFASRRIPAGAVLDVLARLGLAQHVHARPAALSGGQQQRVAIARALLSGPAVIFADEPTGALDSRSAAEVLGLLRDAVDSAGRTIVMVTHDPVAASVADAVVFFADGRVVDAMPRPTADAVAARMARLADGLAYHGGVR